In Phormidium yuhuli AB48, one genomic interval encodes:
- the psbQ gene encoding photosystem II protein PsbQ codes for MQSINARFGIGSRSRSLFVSLLAGMMLFLASCGNAPPAEPPTYTPDVVQRLESYAGDIQGMRDRMGELEQLIQERDWVYVDNFIHGPLGTLRQDMTLFNRNLLPQDQPPGRELAREVFRHLEAISLAAENSDYATATKNYREALTDLDAFLDLLPKSSGS; via the coding sequence ATGCAGTCGATTAACGCTAGGTTTGGCATAGGCTCGCGTTCTCGTTCCCTTTTCGTCAGTTTATTGGCTGGGATGATGCTTTTCCTGGCCAGTTGTGGGAACGCCCCTCCAGCTGAGCCCCCGACCTATACCCCCGACGTAGTGCAACGGCTAGAGTCCTACGCCGGCGATATCCAGGGGATGCGCGATCGCATGGGCGAACTCGAACAGCTCATCCAAGAGCGAGACTGGGTCTATGTGGATAACTTCATCCATGGTCCCCTAGGAACCCTGCGGCAAGACATGACCCTGTTTAACCGTAATCTTCTCCCTCAAGATCAGCCCCCCGGTCGCGAGTTAGCCCGGGAGGTGTTCCGTCATCTCGAAGCCATTAGTCTTGCGGCTGAAAATTCCGATTACGCCACCGCCACGAAAAATTACCGCGAAGCCCTCACGGACTTAGATGCGTTCCTAGACCTGCTTCCCAAGTCGAGCGGGAGTTAA
- the hemL gene encoding glutamate-1-semialdehyde 2,1-aminomutase, translating to MVYTTLQTTKSEEIFAAAQKLMPGGVSSPVRAFKSVGGQPIVFDRVQGAYVWDVDGNQYIDYVGTWGPAICGHANPEVIGALREALEKGTSFGAPCYLENVLAEMVIDAVPCIEMVRFVNSGTEACMGVLRLMRAFTGREKIIKFQGCYHGHADSFLVQAGSGVATLGLPDSPGVPKAATSATLTAPYNDLEAVKELFKNNPEEIAGVILEPVVGNSGFILPDAGFLEGLRELTQDHGALLVFDEVMTGFRIAYGGAQERFGVTPDLTTLGKIIGGGLPVGAYGGRADIMSMVAPAGPMYQAGTLSGNPLAMTAGIKTLELLQKSGVYEQLHEKTQRLSEGLLNAAQEAGHTVCGGSLSAMFGMFFCEGPVHNYDDAKLSDATKFGNFHRGMLERGIYLAPSQFEAGFTSLAHTDEDIERTLAAAREVLATL from the coding sequence TTGGTTTATACGACACTACAAACAACCAAGTCGGAAGAAATCTTTGCCGCTGCCCAAAAACTTATGCCAGGTGGCGTGAGTTCGCCGGTGCGAGCTTTTAAATCCGTTGGCGGTCAACCCATCGTCTTTGACCGAGTCCAGGGCGCCTATGTCTGGGACGTCGATGGCAACCAGTACATTGACTATGTTGGGACCTGGGGACCTGCCATCTGTGGCCATGCTAACCCAGAAGTCATTGGCGCTTTGCGGGAGGCCCTGGAAAAAGGAACCAGCTTCGGCGCCCCTTGCTACCTAGAGAACGTCCTGGCGGAAATGGTCATCGATGCGGTTCCCTGCATCGAAATGGTCCGCTTCGTCAACTCAGGAACCGAAGCCTGCATGGGCGTACTGCGCCTAATGCGGGCCTTCACGGGCCGGGAGAAAATTATCAAATTCCAAGGCTGCTATCACGGTCATGCCGATAGTTTCTTGGTTCAAGCTGGGTCTGGGGTCGCCACCCTGGGGCTTCCTGACTCCCCCGGCGTCCCGAAAGCGGCCACCAGCGCCACCCTAACTGCTCCCTATAACGACCTGGAAGCAGTGAAGGAACTCTTTAAAAATAATCCCGAGGAAATCGCCGGGGTCATCCTAGAACCGGTGGTGGGCAACTCTGGCTTTATTCTTCCTGATGCGGGGTTCCTGGAAGGCCTGCGGGAACTCACCCAAGACCATGGGGCCTTACTGGTCTTTGATGAAGTGATGACTGGTTTCCGCATTGCCTATGGAGGCGCTCAAGAACGCTTTGGGGTCACTCCTGACCTAACCACCCTGGGTAAAATCATTGGTGGTGGCCTACCGGTGGGTGCCTATGGCGGTCGTGCCGATATCATGTCTATGGTGGCTCCGGCGGGTCCGATGTATCAAGCCGGAACCCTCTCGGGCAATCCTTTGGCCATGACGGCGGGCATTAAAACCCTGGAATTACTGCAAAAATCTGGGGTCTATGAACAACTACATGAGAAAACCCAACGACTCTCGGAAGGGTTACTCAATGCGGCCCAGGAAGCCGGGCATACGGTCTGTGGTGGTTCCCTTAGTGCCATGTTCGGGATGTTCTTCTGTGAGGGACCGGTGCATAACTATGATGATGCCAAGCTCTCCGATGCGACCAAGTTCGGCAACTTCCATCGGGGGATGTTAGAACGAGGCATTTATTTAGCCCCATCCCAGTTTGAGGCGGGCTTTACTTCCTTGGCTCATACGGATGAGGACATTGAGCGCACTCTGGCGGCGGCTCGTGAGGTATTGGCTACCCTGTAG
- a CDS encoding calcium-binding protein — MRVLLTIPHYFNPQGSKAHGSLQSNPQPRIEALTACLRSLYETFGTRQSYYAHDVDESRVKRKPANTSTQVELDIVICTTVEFHLLDQLPFPSDLFRQESFILEDPQWLGLGCHLTLQRQLGSYDYYGYLEDDLILRDGYFFQKLSWFNQQVGDSLVLQPNRFEVSQQGSPEKVYVDADFESISQLFAGCPHDFSDQQQLIAQFLGQRLQFNRARNPHSGCFFLSARQLDYWTQQPHFMNFSRRFISGLETCATLGLMETFSVYQPAFENANFLEVQHWGDALTRSWQEDDSFSYRSRCYAPRPANPKALSWSPDL, encoded by the coding sequence GTGCGAGTTCTACTGACGATTCCTCATTATTTTAATCCCCAAGGTTCTAAGGCTCATGGATCGTTGCAGTCAAATCCTCAACCTCGGATTGAGGCACTGACGGCTTGTCTGCGATCGCTCTATGAAACCTTTGGCACACGTCAGAGTTATTATGCCCATGATGTCGACGAGTCTCGGGTTAAACGCAAACCCGCCAATACCAGCACCCAAGTTGAGCTGGACATCGTGATTTGTACCACGGTAGAGTTCCATCTGTTAGATCAACTCCCCTTCCCGTCGGACTTGTTTCGCCAGGAGTCCTTTATCCTAGAAGATCCCCAATGGTTAGGACTCGGCTGCCATTTAACCCTACAACGTCAGTTGGGGTCCTATGATTATTACGGCTATCTTGAGGATGATTTAATTCTGAGAGATGGATACTTTTTTCAAAAACTCAGTTGGTTTAATCAGCAGGTCGGAGACTCTCTCGTTTTGCAACCGAATCGCTTTGAAGTCTCTCAGCAAGGGAGTCCTGAAAAAGTTTACGTCGATGCAGATTTTGAAAGCATCTCCCAGCTATTTGCTGGCTGTCCTCACGATTTCAGTGACCAACAACAGCTAATCGCCCAGTTCTTAGGCCAGCGCTTGCAGTTTAACCGAGCCAGAAACCCCCACTCCGGTTGCTTTTTTCTCAGTGCTCGTCAACTGGACTATTGGACTCAACAGCCCCATTTTATGAATTTTTCTCGACGTTTTATTAGTGGTTTGGAAACTTGTGCAACCCTGGGATTGATGGAAACCTTTTCTGTCTATCAGCCAGCGTTTGAAAATGCCAATTTCCTGGAAGTTCAGCATTGGGGCGACGCGCTCACCCGAAGCTGGCAGGAGGATGACAGTTTCAGCTACAGGAGCCGCTGTTATGCGCCAAGACCCGCTAACCCCAAGGCTCTAAGTTGGTCTCCAGACCTCTGA
- a CDS encoding sodium:solute symporter family protein, with the protein MQSIDWLIVLSYLVITMGLGIYLSRKASSSLEDFFVSGRSLPWWLVGVSMAATTFSIDTPLLITGIVGNQGIAGNWLWWSFGISHLLTIYLFAKMWRRSEVITDAELTEIRYGGKMAAVLRGVKAFIFAVPMNCIGIGYAMLGMVKVVDALQIWETLGIEAGDTQLKIWSVVGVSLFVLVYSGLAGLWGVVATDFFQFILALLGALLVAGIALDRIGGMETLISRIPEVTDINTLAILPFDIGGEGGVISFGEAAGITASAFFANIFIQWWAWRRSDGGGEFVQRFAAAKTEAEAEKAAWTFNIMHYVVRTWPWIIVALVALVVFPDLEDKELGYPMLMLEFLGPGLLGLVVASLVAAFMSTVSTSINWGASFITNDLYRRFVNSEATQTQLVLVGRLSSVLVTGLGAIAAFLANDISQVFELIIAIGTGSGLVLMLRWFWWRVNAAAELTAIVASFIVGSLATLAVGWQVPAGSWQETWVVNPMSDYGIRVMTITVIVCSLWIVVMFLTPPESEATLDEFYRRTRPGGLGWGRQQANTGLLPAQNLTLDLKRSVAANLLLFGMLLGCGGFLLLRSLFGWFWLIVAVIGGMWLRQLNKHKAIAIPRPGTEE; encoded by the coding sequence ATGCAATCCATCGACTGGCTGATTGTTCTGAGTTATTTAGTCATCACCATGGGCCTAGGGATTTATCTGTCCCGCAAGGCTTCGAGTAGTTTGGAAGACTTTTTTGTTTCAGGGCGATCGCTCCCCTGGTGGTTGGTGGGGGTGAGTATGGCGGCCACAACCTTCTCAATTGATACCCCCCTACTCATTACTGGCATTGTCGGTAATCAGGGCATTGCCGGAAACTGGCTTTGGTGGAGTTTTGGTATTTCCCATCTGCTAACGATTTATCTGTTTGCGAAGATGTGGCGGCGATCGGAGGTGATCACCGATGCGGAACTGACGGAGATTCGCTATGGGGGTAAGATGGCGGCGGTTCTGCGGGGGGTAAAAGCCTTTATCTTTGCCGTTCCCATGAACTGCATCGGCATCGGCTACGCCATGCTGGGAATGGTGAAGGTGGTGGATGCGTTGCAAATTTGGGAAACCTTGGGGATTGAGGCCGGAGATACCCAGTTAAAAATCTGGAGTGTGGTGGGGGTTAGTCTTTTTGTCCTTGTTTACTCTGGCTTGGCGGGATTGTGGGGAGTTGTGGCTACGGACTTCTTCCAGTTTATTTTGGCGTTGTTGGGGGCCTTATTGGTGGCAGGAATTGCCCTCGATCGCATTGGTGGGATGGAAACCCTCATCAGCCGTATCCCTGAAGTCACCGATATTAACACCCTCGCCATTCTCCCCTTTGATATTGGCGGCGAAGGAGGGGTAATTAGCTTTGGAGAAGCCGCTGGAATTACCGCCAGTGCCTTTTTTGCCAATATCTTTATTCAATGGTGGGCCTGGCGACGTAGTGATGGTGGTGGGGAGTTTGTGCAGCGGTTTGCAGCGGCGAAAACCGAGGCGGAGGCGGAAAAAGCGGCCTGGACATTTAATATCATGCACTATGTGGTCCGGACTTGGCCCTGGATCATCGTGGCCCTGGTGGCGTTGGTGGTCTTTCCGGATTTGGAGGATAAGGAACTGGGCTATCCCATGTTGATGTTGGAGTTCTTGGGGCCGGGATTGTTAGGGTTAGTGGTGGCCTCGTTGGTGGCGGCGTTTATGAGTACCGTCTCAACCTCGATTAATTGGGGGGCTTCTTTTATCACTAATGACCTCTATCGCCGCTTTGTTAATAGCGAGGCCACGCAAACCCAGTTAGTCCTCGTGGGGCGGTTGTCCTCGGTATTGGTGACTGGGTTAGGGGCGATCGCCGCCTTCCTGGCCAATGATATCAGTCAGGTGTTTGAGTTGATTATCGCCATCGGTACAGGGTCAGGGTTAGTGTTAATGCTGCGCTGGTTCTGGTGGCGAGTCAATGCAGCGGCAGAACTGACAGCGATTGTGGCCAGTTTTATTGTGGGGAGTTTAGCTACCCTAGCGGTGGGTTGGCAGGTTCCGGCGGGGAGTTGGCAAGAAACTTGGGTGGTGAATCCTATGTCTGACTATGGGATTCGGGTGATGACGATTACGGTAATTGTCTGTAGTCTCTGGATTGTGGTGATGTTCTTAACTCCCCCAGAGTCCGAGGCCACCCTGGATGAGTTTTATCGCCGGACTCGTCCGGGGGGGTTAGGTTGGGGACGACAACAGGCCAACACGGGCCTACTACCCGCCCAGAATTTGACCTTAGATTTAAAACGGTCCGTTGCGGCGAATCTCTTGTTATTTGGGATGTTACTCGGTTGCGGTGGCTTTCTCTTATTGCGATCGCTCTTCGGCTGGTTCTGGCTGATTGTGGCAGTGATTGGTGGTATGTGGCTACGTCAACTCAATAAACATAAGGCGATCGCCATTCCCCGCCCAGGAACTGAGGAGTAG
- the lptB gene encoding LPS export ABC transporter ATP-binding protein produces the protein MKIVLENIHKSYQKRSIVSRVNLSVSQGEVVGLLGPNGAGKTTTFYMVTGLVKPDRGRVWLDQRDITVLPMHERAKMGVGYLAQEASIFRNLTVQDNLLLVFEQTGVPRREWRKRLDTLLEEFSLGKVASTLGRQVSGGERRRTEIARSLSTGYGEPMFLLLDEPFAGIDPIAVNDIQQVIARLRDRNIGILITDHNVRETLEITDRAYIMREGEILASGSPGELYDNPLVRQYYLGDRFQV, from the coding sequence ATGAAAATTGTCCTTGAGAACATCCATAAGTCCTATCAGAAACGGTCAATTGTCAGCCGCGTCAACTTGTCGGTGAGTCAAGGGGAGGTGGTGGGACTTTTAGGGCCCAATGGTGCGGGAAAAACCACCACCTTTTATATGGTGACGGGATTAGTCAAACCCGATCGCGGCCGGGTTTGGCTGGATCAACGGGATATTACCGTGTTGCCCATGCACGAGCGAGCCAAGATGGGGGTGGGCTATTTGGCCCAGGAAGCGAGTATTTTTCGCAATCTCACCGTGCAGGATAATCTCTTGTTGGTGTTTGAACAGACTGGGGTTCCCCGTCGCGAGTGGCGTAAACGGCTAGACACGCTGCTAGAGGAGTTCAGTTTAGGGAAAGTCGCCTCCACCCTGGGCCGACAGGTTTCGGGGGGGGAGCGACGACGCACGGAAATTGCCCGATCGCTCTCCACCGGCTATGGGGAACCGATGTTCTTACTCCTTGATGAACCCTTTGCTGGCATCGACCCCATTGCCGTTAATGATATTCAACAGGTGATTGCCCGGTTGCGCGATCGCAATATCGGCATCCTCATTACCGACCACAATGTCCGAGAAACCCTAGAAATTACCGATCGCGCCTACATTATGCGCGAAGGGGAAATCCTCGCCTCAGGAAGTCCAGGGGAACTCTACGATAATCCCCTGGTACGTCAGTATTATTTGGGCGATCGGTTTCAGGTTTAG
- a CDS encoding LptA/OstA family protein: MNIPTLAKWRLALALSLPIALSGTIAPPTYSQGNGGSPLTVRADQQEADARTGIVTARGNVQVNFPSRNLQATSNQAQFFSNEQRLVLTGNVFVLQEGNSIRGEVVTYLIDEGLFVAQPLPERQVEAIYMIPENGNGQRPSAPAPPAIR; the protein is encoded by the coding sequence ATGAACATCCCAACATTGGCGAAATGGCGCTTGGCGCTGGCCTTATCGCTCCCCATCGCTCTCTCGGGGACGATCGCCCCCCCGACCTACTCTCAAGGCAATGGTGGCTCACCCCTCACCGTTCGCGCTGACCAACAGGAAGCCGACGCACGCACGGGAATTGTCACGGCCCGAGGTAATGTTCAGGTCAACTTCCCCTCCCGCAATCTCCAGGCCACCTCAAATCAGGCTCAGTTTTTTAGTAATGAACAACGGCTGGTGCTGACGGGGAACGTCTTTGTCCTCCAGGAGGGGAACAGCATTCGCGGTGAGGTGGTGACCTATTTAATCGATGAAGGCTTATTTGTGGCCCAACCCCTCCCAGAACGTCAGGTGGAAGCCATTTATATGATTCCCGAGAATGGCAACGGTCAACGGCCCTCCGCTCCCGCACCCCCGGCGATTCGCTAG
- a CDS encoding DUF3747 domain-containing protein yields MKTALRLAALSTLAVSSFGTSFAPQAAQAATFGERAVAQDNFVAVAAPVGNTGRHQLLVIEQQSNRRDCWSENGSIVNPLLANFDFSGICGRYTDSNGYSIRTGGQDLGVQYNLRTVRQGADLVLQGVPFLPNRPTIELGRAPYANDFVRIDLNEGWEFSKRTYQGRTLGHVYLSNSQSLSALTQNSNTSASRPSTPTPPQQPQEKQPAPQPAPQPSQPSQEQPVRDELAFSSSQQERISQIRQSYLAENARLEAQLNQARQELQEMMIGDASARQVRRQRNQVEGLRQRMSDNRFSSMMAVRDVMSVEQRTAFAQSMDLDNADMNAVLTALTR; encoded by the coding sequence ATGAAAACCGCACTTCGCCTCGCTGCTCTCTCGACCCTCGCTGTCTCCAGCTTTGGAACCAGCTTTGCTCCTCAAGCCGCTCAAGCCGCTACCTTCGGAGAACGAGCTGTTGCTCAAGATAACTTCGTGGCTGTTGCGGCACCTGTGGGTAACACCGGACGTCATCAACTGCTCGTCATTGAACAACAATCCAATCGCCGCGATTGCTGGTCGGAAAATGGCTCCATTGTCAATCCCCTGTTAGCTAACTTCGACTTCAGCGGTATCTGCGGACGGTATACTGACAGTAATGGTTACTCTATTCGCACCGGTGGACAAGACTTAGGGGTTCAATACAATCTACGCACGGTTCGCCAAGGAGCTGATTTAGTCCTACAAGGAGTTCCCTTCCTCCCCAACCGACCCACCATTGAACTCGGACGCGCTCCCTACGCCAACGACTTTGTTCGCATTGACCTCAATGAGGGTTGGGAGTTCAGCAAACGCACCTACCAAGGACGCACCCTGGGTCATGTGTATCTCTCGAACTCCCAAAGTCTGAGTGCCTTGACTCAAAACTCCAACACTAGCGCCAGCCGTCCTTCGACCCCGACACCTCCTCAGCAACCTCAAGAAAAACAACCCGCTCCCCAACCTGCTCCCCAACCCTCTCAACCGAGTCAAGAGCAACCTGTGCGGGATGAGCTGGCCTTCAGCAGCAGCCAGCAAGAGCGCATTAGTCAAATCCGTCAGTCCTATCTCGCGGAAAATGCCCGCCTCGAAGCTCAACTGAATCAGGCGCGTCAGGAGTTGCAAGAGATGATGATTGGTGATGCCTCCGCTCGTCAAGTGCGTCGCCAACGTAACCAAGTTGAAGGTCTGCGCCAACGGATGAGTGACAATCGTTTCTCCAGCATGATGGCGGTTCGTGATGTGATGTCCGTTGAACAACGCACAGCGTTTGCTCAGTCCATGGATTTGGATAATGCGGATATGAATGCGGTGCTAACTGCACTAACTCGTTAA
- a CDS encoding NfeD family protein produces the protein MFRLRQRLSASTPELPQLPYDPMLGQLGEATVSKRIAYHSPGRVYYRATWWKAQCQHRDLILEPGTRVQVVARDITILIVEPCWN, from the coding sequence ATGTTTCGCCTTCGTCAACGCCTGAGTGCATCTACCCCTGAGCTTCCTCAACTCCCCTATGACCCCATGTTGGGACAACTCGGGGAAGCTACCGTCTCGAAACGGATTGCCTACCATTCTCCAGGACGGGTATACTACCGCGCCACCTGGTGGAAGGCGCAATGTCAGCATCGGGATTTAATTCTCGAACCCGGAACCCGAGTTCAAGTGGTGGCACGGGATATCACGATTCTAATTGTTGAACCCTGTTGGAATTAA
- a CDS encoding WYL domain-containing protein, whose protein sequence is MSTSLPCHFLVGIPASGKSHFAEGFVKRDPNYVVVSTDAVREKLYGDAAIQGNWLEIEAEVLAQMQGAIAQERPIIYDATNVRRAWRLDFLQSLQALSEPPLTWIAWVMEVPVEVCKQRNRDRPRVVPNYVIDRMADSLAQTPVTTAEGFLDVRSLPRTAQGDIDFSEVFRQIDRLSLRLVRRRNRNAQVVWHPYGSLVAFERLMFLIAYLLKQGASSHYPSLKEIVRNLGRERGRVYADEGALAADLYWLRSQKFFAPHADRPLEIETAEPREPQDLIRCHRYSDRQCFLRLLETIRAILQHPFENQPDLTVQESLVTVINRHQTLTDGVTLRKDIELALYPYGILDRQQNYRSGYYLGTSIFSLEDLTWLHQQLQGQAELISRPEDREQYYRILQQIERLHPDALQSDYPIWRFGNPSIIQVDGLVNISLARRRGRIEQAIRDRELLSLQKLAGAGEFPGDPVALEAYPLQLIFHQIAWYVGWESKADGLLSFERLDRWYLRVERTQLYRDRSSHKKALKRLQQLHEASVGVFLGRNVEEQHQYLSRGPKQRAATVLVELWCNDASFRFIREGTQRFPLKQMRMSDPDGQGDRRRLTRLFSAKGTDNPEYPHRFQVHLPCWSIDDIELRRWILGFGGQVRVISPPRLQQMIQEMAKAIVVTYESDEP, encoded by the coding sequence ATGTCCACCTCTCTCCCCTGTCATTTCTTAGTTGGTATCCCCGCGAGCGGTAAAAGCCACTTCGCGGAGGGATTTGTTAAACGAGATCCTAACTATGTGGTCGTGTCTACCGATGCGGTGCGGGAAAAACTCTATGGGGATGCGGCCATTCAGGGAAATTGGCTTGAGATTGAGGCGGAAGTTTTGGCTCAGATGCAAGGGGCGATCGCCCAAGAGCGGCCTATCATCTATGATGCCACCAATGTCCGCCGGGCCTGGCGCTTAGACTTCTTACAATCGCTACAGGCGCTGAGTGAGCCGCCCCTGACTTGGATCGCGTGGGTGATGGAGGTTCCGGTGGAAGTCTGTAAACAGCGTAATCGCGATCGCCCCCGAGTCGTTCCGAACTATGTGATTGATCGCATGGCGGATAGTCTAGCGCAAACTCCGGTGACCACTGCGGAAGGATTTCTAGATGTGCGATCGCTCCCCCGAACGGCTCAAGGAGATATTGACTTTTCCGAAGTATTCCGGCAAATTGACCGCCTCTCCCTGCGTCTTGTCCGTCGCCGGAACCGCAACGCTCAGGTGGTGTGGCATCCCTACGGGTCTCTAGTAGCCTTTGAACGGCTGATGTTCCTCATCGCCTATCTTCTCAAGCAGGGGGCCAGCTCCCATTATCCCAGTCTCAAGGAAATTGTGCGGAATTTGGGCCGAGAGCGGGGCCGAGTCTATGCCGATGAAGGGGCCCTAGCCGCAGATCTCTATTGGCTGCGTTCTCAGAAATTTTTTGCCCCCCACGCCGACAGACCACTTGAGATTGAAACCGCCGAACCCCGGGAGCCTCAAGATTTGATTCGTTGTCATCGCTATAGCGATCGCCAATGCTTTCTGCGGCTACTCGAAACCATCCGCGCCATTTTACAACATCCCTTTGAAAATCAGCCAGATTTAACCGTTCAGGAGAGTTTGGTGACTGTTATCAATCGCCATCAAACCCTCACCGATGGGGTGACCTTGCGTAAAGACATCGAACTGGCCCTATACCCCTATGGAATTCTCGATCGCCAACAAAACTATCGCTCCGGCTATTATCTCGGCACCTCCATTTTCTCCCTGGAGGATTTAACCTGGCTCCATCAACAGTTACAGGGACAGGCTGAACTCATCAGTCGTCCTGAAGACCGGGAGCAGTATTATCGAATTTTGCAGCAAATCGAGCGTCTACACCCCGACGCCTTGCAGTCAGACTATCCCATTTGGCGCTTTGGCAATCCCTCAATTATCCAAGTCGATGGCTTAGTCAATATCTCCCTGGCGCGGCGACGGGGACGGATTGAACAAGCCATTCGTGATCGCGAACTCCTCTCACTTCAGAAGTTAGCGGGAGCCGGAGAGTTTCCCGGAGACCCCGTTGCCTTAGAAGCCTATCCCCTGCAACTGATTTTTCATCAAATTGCCTGGTATGTCGGTTGGGAGTCAAAAGCTGATGGCTTGTTGAGTTTTGAGCGTTTGGATCGATGGTACTTACGAGTTGAACGGACCCAACTGTATCGCGATCGCTCCAGTCACAAAAAAGCCCTGAAACGGCTGCAACAGCTCCATGAAGCTAGTGTAGGGGTATTTCTCGGCCGCAATGTTGAAGAACAACATCAATACCTAAGTCGAGGGCCCAAACAGCGAGCAGCCACGGTACTCGTGGAATTATGGTGCAATGATGCCAGTTTTCGTTTCATCCGGGAAGGAACCCAGCGATTTCCCCTCAAACAAATGAGGATGTCCGATCCTGACGGCCAGGGCGATCGCCGTCGTCTAACCCGATTATTTTCCGCCAAGGGAACGGACAACCCCGAATATCCCCACCGCTTTCAAGTCCACCTCCCCTGTTGGTCTATTGATGATATTGAACTGCGACGTTGGATTTTGGGATTTGGTGGTCAGGTGCGGGTTATCAGTCCTCCCCGCCTACAACAGATGATTCAAGAGATGGCCAAGGCGATCGTGGTCACCTATGAGTCAGACGAACCTTAG